One Rosa chinensis cultivar Old Blush chromosome 5, RchiOBHm-V2, whole genome shotgun sequence genomic region harbors:
- the LOC112167347 gene encoding arogenate dehydratase/prephenate dehydratase 2, chloroplastic, whose translation MAATSIARSAATHLSPPLPSKSSPSDRFPRTTLKFCPKRRRCAVVVASLHGDGNGKSHHQVGGALDLEDLPFDDASKDLHTLPRPLSSTFASNSVAESSRLRVAYQGVQGAYSESAAQKAYPNCEAVPCEQFDTVFEAVERWLVDRAVLPFENSLGGSIHRNYDLILRHRLHIVGEVKLAVRHCLLANHGLEIQDLKRVLSHPQALAQCEHTLTRFGLVREAVDDTAGAAKHVAFHKLKDSGAVASSAAAGIYGLKILAEDIQDDSDNVTRFLVLAREPIIPGTDRPFKTSIVFSLEEGPGVLFKALAVFALRQINLTKIESRPLRKQPLRASDDNNGGIPKPKYFDYLFYVDFETSMADHNAQNALRHLREFATFLRVLGSYPMDGSML comes from the exons ATGGCGGCGACTTCCATTGCTCGATCCGCCGCGACTCATCTCTCACCACCTCTCCCATCGAAGTCCTCGCCGTCCGATCGCTTCCCTAGAACAACACTAAAGTTCTGCCCGAAACGGCGTCGTTGTGCCGTCGTCGTCGCTTCTCTTCACGGAGACGGAAACGGAAAAAGCCACCACCAGGTCGGCGGTGCTCTGGATTTGGAAGACTTGCCGTTCGACGACGCATCGAAAGACTTGCACACTCTTCCAA GACCTTTGTCTTCGACTTTCGCCTCCAATTCGGTTGCTGAGAGCTCTCGTCTTCGTGTTGCGTATCAG GGTGTTCAAGGAGCATACAGTGAGTCAGCTGCTCAAAAGGCATACCCAAATTGCGAAGCAGTGCCTTGCGAACAATTTGATACTGTATTTGAG GCTGTTGAACGGTGGCTTGTGGACAGAGCAGTTTTACCATTTGAGAATTCATTAGGTGGTAGCATCCACAGAAATTATGACCTTATACTCCGGCATAGATTGCATATAGTAGGGGAAGTGAAACTTGCAGTTCGACATTGCTTACTAGCTAACCATGGTCTTGAAATTCAAGACCTAAAAAGGGTTCTCAGCCATCCACAG GCTCTTGCTCAGTGTGAGCACACATTAACCAGGTTTGGATTAGTCAGAGAAGCAGTGGATGATACTGCTGGTGCAGCAAAG CATGTTGCATTCCACAAACTGAAAGATTCGGGAGCAGTGGCCAGCTCTGCTGCTGCAGGGATATACGGTCTGAAGATACTTGCAGAGGATATTCAG GATGATAGTGATAATGTTACTCGATTTTTAGTCCTCGCAAGAGAACCTATCATTCCTGGCACAGATAGGCCATTCAAG ACGAGTATAGTTTTCTCTCTAGAGGAAGGCCCGGGAGTCCTTTTTAAGGCACTTGCTGTTTTTGCATTGCGTCAGATCAATCTTACAAAG ATTGAGAGCCGTCCCTTGCGGAAGCAGCCCCTGCGAGCATCTGATGATAATAATGGTGGAATTCCAAAACCAAA ATACTTTGACTATCTTTTCTATGTGGATTTTGAAACATCGATGGCTGATCATAATGCACAGAATGCCCTTAGGCATCTCAGG GAGTTTGCTACATTCTTGCGGGTACTAGGGAGTTACCCAATGGATGGAAGCATGCTATGA
- the LOC112163886 gene encoding histidine-containing phosphotransfer protein 1 gives MAGKDLNQKLNELISSLQDQGILDDYFDELKGLQDEQSPQFVTNTITIYLGGADDTIAELTKNLSEPAVNYPRVTYLADKLKGSSMRCLALFGGVNREYSILQESLNKIAQLEQAIHDNKD, from the exons ATGGCCGGAAAGGATCTCAACCAGAAGCTCAATGAACTCATCAGCTCCTTGCAAGACCAG GGCATTCTGGATGACTACTTTGATGAACTGAAAGGGTTACAAGATGAACAAAGTCCACAGTTTGTTACTAACACTATAACTATTTACCTTGGTGGAGCAGATGATACGATAGCAGAACTCACCAAAAATCT gAGTGAGCCTGCAGTGAACTATCCCAGGGTGACTTATCTTGCGGATAAACTGAAGGGAAGTAGCATGAG GTGTCTTGCACTCTTTGGAGGGGTCAATCGTGAATATTCTATCTTGCAGGAGAGTCTGAATAAGATTGCTCAG TTGGAGCAAGCAATTCATGATAATAAGGATTAG
- the LOC112163885 gene encoding protein HSH49, producing the protein MKTRIAPGVGANLLGQHSAERNQDATADVNNLDPQVSEELMWELFVQADHVVNVYVPKDRLPDSVKDVIYDYKFVVLTAMQAVKVLNMIKLYGKTIGVNKLLTSIGNFCIYSIVVGMVIGISVGTQRRAAHSYWCQQQAKQHGKYQGCVPRITDSSSTCRHGATRYSAIV; encoded by the exons ATGAAGACTCGAATAGCTCCGGGAGTCGGAGCCAACTTGCTCGGTCAACACTCCGCCGAGAGAAACCAGGACGCCACTGCTGACGTCAACAATCTCGACCCTCag GTTAGTGAAGAGTTGATGTGGGAGCTGTTTGTTCAAGCTGATCATGTTG TTAATGTGTATGTTCCCAAAGATAGA CTCCCCGATTCTGTTAAAGATGTTATTTATGACTATAAATTTGTTGTCTTGACTGCTATGCAGGCAGTCAAGGTGCTTAATATGATCAAACTTTATGGAAAGACAATTGGTGTAAATAAG CTTTTAACATCAATTGGAAACTTCTGCATCTATTCAATTGTTGTTGGAATGGTTATTGGGATATCAGTTGGAACTCAGAGAAGGGCTGCCCATTCTTACTGGTGCCAACAGCAGGCTAAGCAACATGGCAAGTATCAAGGATGTGTCCCAAGGATCACAGACAGTAGCTCAACTTGTAGACATGGAGCTACAAGATACTCGGCCATTGTATGA